A single Pedobacter sp. PACM 27299 DNA region contains:
- the ligD gene encoding non-homologous end-joining DNA ligase, with protein MLKRKNNKVEMPEHISPMLCTLVQAPPIDSNYLFELKWDGYRVISKVDNGKVRMNSRSGLDYTKRYPPIEKALKLLEHDIIIDGEVVIFTSEGKPDFDAIQLYNGHKSPIQYCVFDLLWLDGHDLLDMPLIKRKDLLKSLIAKNPVLKFSESYDDGKELYQKTLNLDLEGIIAKEKDSSYMPGGRGSAWLKIPTRKRQEFVIGGWADSDKTRSFKSLLFGAYEDGKFTWIGRSGGGYKLKDMPGILEKLKAIETDKSPFVNEVLDTKGALTHWVKPQLVANFEFATWTKSGRIRKPATFLGFRYDKKPKDVVREIPKDTNGK; from the coding sequence ATGCTAAAAAGAAAAAACAATAAGGTTGAAATGCCGGAGCATATTTCTCCAATGCTGTGTACGCTAGTTCAAGCCCCTCCAATTGATTCTAATTACCTATTTGAGTTAAAATGGGATGGTTACCGAGTTATTTCTAAAGTTGATAATGGCAAAGTGAGAATGAACTCGCGAAGTGGGTTAGATTACACAAAAAGATACCCACCTATTGAAAAGGCTCTAAAATTATTAGAACATGACATTATTATCGACGGTGAAGTAGTTATATTTACTAGTGAAGGTAAACCCGATTTTGATGCAATACAATTATACAATGGGCACAAATCCCCTATCCAATATTGTGTCTTTGACTTATTATGGTTAGATGGGCATGATTTATTAGATATGCCTTTGATAAAGAGAAAAGATTTATTGAAATCCCTTATAGCTAAAAATCCTGTGCTAAAATTTAGTGAAAGCTATGATGACGGTAAAGAACTGTATCAAAAGACGCTCAATTTGGATTTAGAAGGGATTATAGCCAAAGAAAAGGATAGCTCTTATATGCCTGGCGGTAGAGGATCAGCATGGTTAAAAATTCCAACCCGCAAAAGACAAGAATTTGTGATAGGTGGTTGGGCAGATTCAGATAAGACCCGATCCTTCAAATCGTTACTTTTTGGAGCTTATGAAGATGGAAAATTCACATGGATCGGCAGGTCAGGTGGGGGTTACAAACTAAAAGATATGCCTGGCATTTTGGAAAAATTAAAGGCTATAGAAACAGACAAATCTCCTTTTGTAAATGAGGTACTCGATACAAAAGGTGCCCTTACCCATTGGGTTAAACCGCAGCTTGTAGCAAATTTCGAATTTGCCACCTGGACAAAATCAGGACGAATACGGAAACCAGCAACCTTTTTAGGTTTTAGATACGACAAGAAACCAAAAGATGTTGTCAGAGAGATACCTAAAGATACAAATGGTAAATAA
- the dnaE gene encoding DNA polymerase III subunit alpha yields the protein MPETDHFLKPGELEEKFSKYSFILDNTRNLMNQCEMDYPAGKMKLNRKTFTGNKKDDQELLTKLALEGMVYRYGNNNKKALKKVKDELKVIFDLDFCAYFLITWDIIRYSMAQGYYHVGRGSGANSTVAYCLRITDVDPIELSLYFERFLNAQRTSPPDFDIDYSWDQREDVQDYIFKRYGRENTALLGTMSTFKDRSIIREIGKVMGLPKSEIDGFTDPTKALENRDNPTFKKIMAIYSLMADMPNQRSIHAGGVLVSEEPITYYTALDLPPKGMATVQWDMYEAELIGYDKYDILSQRGIGHIKEAVKLVEENQKVRLDIHQVKDFMKDDRLNDQLKSGDTIGCFYIESPAMRQLLTKLKCDNYLTLVAASSIIRPGVAQSGMMKTYIQNYHSPDTVKYLHPVMEEQLKETYGVMVYQEDVIKVCIHYGGMDGTDADVLRRGMSGKYRSRAEFDKLVQKFHEGAASLGRPVEVTNEVWRQVSSFAGYSFSKAHSASFAVESYQSLYLKTYYPIEFMVGVLNNYGGFYTRWLYIHELRKAGAHVNLPCVNKSSAVVSISGTDAYLGLIGVQGLENKFIEFIPIERIQNGDFLDLEDFVKRTAIGLEQAIILIRVGALRFTGKSKKALLWDIHMLLGGKVKPRNDSELFILEPKNYTLPELVNTSFEDAYHELELLGFPITLSMFDLLKTQYRGDLRTNDLIQYLGQTVKMVGLYVCEKTVHTKNNKKMWFGTFLDADGNFFDTTHFPNSTPTYPFRGTGCYLILGKVVQEFGFPSVEVIKFAKLPIIGNPVMD from the coding sequence GTGCCGGAAACCGATCATTTCTTAAAACCGGGCGAACTGGAAGAGAAGTTTTCTAAGTATAGTTTTATACTGGATAATACCCGCAACCTGATGAATCAGTGTGAAATGGACTATCCAGCGGGTAAGATGAAATTAAACCGCAAGACTTTTACTGGTAATAAAAAAGATGATCAGGAGCTGCTGACTAAGTTGGCATTAGAGGGAATGGTGTACCGTTATGGAAACAACAATAAAAAGGCACTGAAGAAAGTAAAGGATGAACTCAAAGTAATCTTTGATTTAGATTTTTGCGCTTATTTTCTGATTACTTGGGATATTATCCGGTATTCAATGGCGCAAGGCTATTACCATGTTGGCAGGGGATCGGGTGCTAATAGTACAGTAGCTTATTGTCTACGGATTACTGATGTTGATCCCATTGAGCTTAGTTTGTATTTTGAACGGTTCCTAAATGCGCAACGTACGAGTCCCCCGGATTTTGATATTGATTATTCGTGGGATCAGCGGGAAGACGTACAGGACTATATATTTAAGAGATATGGCAGAGAAAACACTGCCTTATTAGGTACAATGTCTACTTTTAAGGATAGATCAATTATCCGTGAAATTGGAAAAGTAATGGGACTGCCTAAATCAGAAATTGATGGCTTCACTGATCCAACTAAAGCTTTAGAGAATAGAGATAATCCCACCTTTAAAAAGATCATGGCTATTTATAGCCTTATGGCTGATATGCCCAACCAAAGAAGTATTCATGCGGGCGGGGTTCTGGTATCGGAAGAACCGATTACTTATTATACTGCTCTTGATTTACCACCTAAAGGAATGGCTACAGTACAGTGGGATATGTACGAAGCTGAACTAATTGGTTATGATAAATACGATATTTTAAGCCAGCGTGGTATCGGTCATATCAAAGAAGCCGTCAAACTGGTAGAAGAAAATCAAAAGGTAAGGCTGGATATACACCAGGTCAAAGACTTTATGAAAGACGATAGGTTAAATGATCAGCTTAAATCAGGTGATACGATTGGATGCTTTTACATTGAATCTCCTGCGATGCGTCAATTGCTTACAAAACTAAAGTGTGATAATTATTTAACGTTGGTCGCCGCCAGTTCTATTATCCGCCCCGGTGTAGCGCAATCGGGTATGATGAAGACCTACATTCAGAATTATCATAGTCCTGACACAGTAAAGTACCTTCATCCGGTCATGGAAGAACAACTTAAAGAAACCTATGGGGTTATGGTTTACCAAGAAGACGTGATTAAAGTTTGTATTCATTATGGGGGAATGGACGGTACAGATGCAGATGTTTTAAGGCGTGGAATGAGTGGTAAATATCGATCCCGCGCAGAATTTGATAAACTGGTGCAAAAGTTTCATGAGGGTGCTGCATCATTGGGCAGACCGGTAGAGGTTACAAATGAAGTGTGGCGGCAGGTTTCTTCATTTGCAGGTTATAGTTTCTCAAAAGCACATTCGGCAAGTTTTGCGGTAGAGAGTTATCAGAGCCTTTATTTGAAGACTTATTACCCCATAGAGTTTATGGTTGGCGTATTGAATAATTATGGCGGTTTTTATACAAGATGGTTGTATATCCATGAACTCCGTAAAGCTGGTGCCCATGTTAATTTGCCCTGTGTAAATAAAAGTTCGGCTGTAGTGTCAATTTCTGGAACTGATGCCTATCTAGGTTTAATAGGGGTACAGGGCTTAGAAAACAAATTTATTGAGTTTATACCTATTGAACGTATACAGAATGGTGATTTTCTAGATTTAGAAGATTTTGTAAAAAGAACGGCTATTGGACTAGAGCAAGCGATAATTTTAATCCGGGTGGGTGCTCTTAGATTCACAGGGAAAAGCAAAAAGGCATTATTGTGGGATATACATATGTTGCTCGGTGGCAAAGTAAAACCCCGGAATGATTCAGAACTCTTTATTTTAGAGCCCAAAAATTACACTTTGCCTGAATTGGTGAATACAAGTTTTGAAGATGCTTACCATGAATTGGAGCTTTTAGGTTTCCCTATCACTTTATCTATGTTTGACTTGCTGAAAACACAATACAGAGGGGATTTGAGGACGAATGATTTGATACAATATCTTGGCCAGACTGTTAAAATGGTAGGTTTATATGTATGTGAAAAAACTGTACATACAAAGAATAATAAAAAGATGTGGTTTGGAACATTCTTAGACGCTGATGGGAACTTTTTTGATACCACGCATTTTCCAAATTCGACTCCAACATATCCATTTAGGGGGACGGGCTGTTATTTAATTCTTGGTAAAGTAGTCCAGGAATTTGGATTTCCTAGCGTTGAGGTCATCAAGTTTGCAAAACTTCCTATCATTGGAAACCCGGTAATGGACTAG
- a CDS encoding DUF3606 domain-containing protein, with protein sequence MATKGSKVERTSVNSSQPYELKYLADKLGVSIQAITGAKRATGSNDRSDIEKYIKGKKAK encoded by the coding sequence ATGGCAACAAAAGGATCAAAAGTTGAACGGACATCCGTTAATTCTTCACAACCGTATGAATTGAAATACTTAGCAGATAAGCTAGGAGTAAGTATTCAGGCAATCACAGGAGCTAAAAGAGCAACAGGTTCAAATGATAGAAGTGATATAGAAAAGTATATTAAAGGGAAAAAAGCAAAATAG
- a CDS encoding SOS response-associated peptidase → MCGRTVFAGSEEIVKELGVVYKGDPVPDNLNAPPGALVPIISSQNPNELQYFLWSLLAKYNTTGKPDYKYHTFNARFDKLYTSKMWSKLIETQTCVFITTGFYEWQKLDKDDPKTKKQIHFIKEKGQNLTFMAGLYDVWKNRLTGELVPNCAMITHDANEYMLDIHDRMPAFIEREKVNHWLDISISPTERLKLIDPVNNDFLESFKMEKVGNVEEFQKISLFC, encoded by the coding sequence ATGTGTGGAAGAACAGTATTTGCTGGAAGTGAGGAAATTGTAAAAGAACTAGGGGTTGTTTATAAGGGTGATCCCGTTCCAGACAATTTAAATGCCCCGCCAGGTGCTTTAGTGCCGATAATTTCAAGTCAAAACCCTAATGAACTACAATATTTTTTATGGAGCTTATTAGCGAAATATAACACTACAGGTAAGCCCGATTATAAGTACCACACATTCAACGCTAGATTTGATAAATTATATACATCCAAGATGTGGAGTAAACTAATTGAAACACAGACATGTGTATTTATTACAACTGGTTTTTACGAATGGCAAAAGCTTGACAAAGATGATCCAAAAACAAAAAAGCAGATTCATTTCATCAAAGAGAAAGGCCAAAATTTAACCTTTATGGCAGGGTTGTATGATGTTTGGAAAAACCGCTTAACAGGAGAGCTTGTCCCAAATTGTGCTATGATCACCCATGATGCTAATGAATATATGCTAGACATACATGATCGGATGCCAGCTTTTATTGAGCGAGAGAAGGTTAATCATTGGTTGGACATTTCAATATCGCCAACAGAAAGATTAAAGCTTATAGATCCAGTTAATAACGATTTTTTAGAATCATTTAAAATGGAAAAAGTTGGTAATGTGGAAGAGTTTCAGAAGATTAGTCTTTTCTGTTAA
- a CDS encoding PHP domain-containing protein yields MYLNIHSQYSLRYGTMSIGKLVDEAIARGINQMVLTDINNSTGIMQFIRKCREKGVKPIGGIEFRKDNRLLYIGIARSKEGMRQLNEFLSYHNLEQKELPDEAPYLSEAYFVYPFGYKVELKKNHFWGIRYDQLHTLYGQDLKELRPKLLALQPVVFAERIEYRLHEYLRGIDLNSLLTMVAPEDKCRKPIIS; encoded by the coding sequence ATGTACCTGAACATCCATTCTCAGTATAGTCTTCGATATGGCACAATGTCAATCGGAAAATTGGTGGACGAGGCCATAGCGCGTGGAATCAATCAAATGGTACTCACTGATATCAATAACTCCACGGGAATAATGCAGTTTATTCGTAAATGCCGTGAAAAGGGAGTTAAACCAATAGGAGGGATAGAATTTCGCAAGGATAACAGATTACTTTATATCGGGATAGCCAGGAGTAAGGAAGGAATGCGGCAGCTCAACGAATTTCTTTCTTATCATAATCTGGAACAAAAGGAATTACCCGATGAAGCTCCTTATCTATCTGAAGCCTATTTTGTTTATCCTTTTGGGTATAAAGTTGAATTAAAAAAGAATCATTTTTGGGGCATTCGGTATGATCAATTGCATACGCTTTATGGCCAGGATTTAAAAGAACTTAGACCAAAATTATTGGCTTTACAACCCGTTGTGTTTGCCGAGCGCATAGAATACAGGTTACATGAGTATCTCAGGGGGATTGACCTAAATTCCTTATTAACAATGGTTGCTCCCGAAGACAAGTGCCGGAAACCGATCATTTCTTAA
- the dinB gene encoding DNA polymerase IV: MDNNRHNIIHMDQDAFFVSVEVRKDPTLAGKPVIIGGTSDRGVVASCSYEARKYGVHSAMPSKMAKQLCPHAIFVKGNMDAYSKASLEITDIIREMVPLFEKASIDEHYIDMTGMDRFYGCMQYAHEIREKIIKELHLPISFGLSVNKTVAKMATNECKPAGEKNVIQADVQPFLNPLSIRKIPGLGEKTFIKLSDMGIKKIYTLSQVHPEQMQKLLGKNGLSLLEKSKGIDNSPVIPYVEQKSIGTQCTFKADTIDVNLLNNLLTSMVIDIAYQLREKKKLTACITVTIRYSNFEDVTKQATIPYTSLDSVLIEKAKDLFRQVYQKRMLLRLIGVRFSNLVTGFEQIDLYSESNEQYDLVQALDKIKRRFGQKAVTRASIMDLDI; encoded by the coding sequence ATGGACAACAATAGACACAATATCATCCATATGGATCAGGATGCTTTTTTTGTTTCTGTAGAAGTCCGTAAAGACCCAACGTTAGCTGGAAAGCCCGTTATAATTGGTGGGACTTCTGATAGAGGAGTTGTCGCCTCATGCAGTTATGAAGCAAGAAAATATGGGGTACATTCGGCTATGCCATCAAAAATGGCCAAACAATTATGCCCACACGCCATTTTTGTAAAAGGCAACATGGATGCGTATTCTAAGGCTTCTCTTGAAATCACAGATATCATACGTGAAATGGTGCCGCTGTTTGAAAAGGCTAGTATAGATGAGCATTATATAGATATGACAGGAATGGATCGGTTTTATGGATGCATGCAATATGCCCATGAAATACGTGAGAAGATCATCAAGGAGCTTCATTTGCCGATTTCTTTTGGTCTTTCTGTCAATAAAACTGTAGCTAAAATGGCTACAAATGAGTGTAAGCCAGCAGGTGAAAAAAATGTTATTCAGGCTGATGTGCAACCCTTTCTTAACCCGTTGTCTATTCGCAAAATTCCAGGATTAGGTGAAAAGACCTTTATCAAGTTGAGTGACATGGGCATAAAGAAAATATATACACTTTCGCAAGTCCATCCGGAACAAATGCAAAAGCTACTTGGTAAAAATGGTTTATCTCTGCTTGAAAAGTCAAAAGGAATTGACAATTCCCCAGTTATTCCCTATGTAGAACAAAAATCTATCGGCACACAATGTACATTCAAAGCTGATACCATCGACGTTAACCTACTCAATAATCTGCTTACTTCTATGGTTATTGACATAGCATATCAACTGCGTGAGAAAAAAAAATTAACCGCCTGCATAACCGTTACAATAAGGTATTCCAATTTTGAGGATGTAACCAAGCAGGCAACTATCCCTTATACTTCGCTAGATAGCGTCTTAATAGAAAAAGCTAAAGACCTGTTTCGGCAGGTTTATCAAAAAAGAATGTTATTACGTCTGATTGGTGTACGTTTTTCTAACCTGGTTACAGGGTTTGAGCAAATTGATTTATATAGCGAGTCAAATGAGCAATATGATTTAGTCCAGGCATTGGATAAAATCAAACGCAGATTTGGTCAAAAAGCAGTAACCAGAGCTTCAATAATGGACTTAGATATTTAA